One Silene latifolia isolate original U9 population chromosome 4, ASM4854445v1, whole genome shotgun sequence DNA segment encodes these proteins:
- the LOC141652037 gene encoding geraniol 8-hydroxylase-like translates to MEFYATYLNFILFLCFIGLTTIYFLITKKSNIATKLPPSPSPTLPIFGNLFSVGGSLHRSLAELAKIHGPIMFLKLGQRPTVVFSSAAVVKEALQKHDLTFSNRTVIQAVQANNQHENSLIFLPPIQKWRNFRRISSSYIFSARKLDASRSIRENKVKDLKAYIQDCAKTGEVVDIGQTGFNVVLNVLSTTLFSLDLSDPVSELSCSFRKTFRYMSEQLGTPNLVDFFPIMKYIDFQGIKRRTGVHAKKILDMFNEIIEKRLRDRSLPNCVRCDDVLEALLDMKPGEAEYVEASVIPCLFFDLIVAGTDTTSNTFEWAMAELIHNPNKLEILQVELQKAVGKGNSVQECHIAELPYLEAIVKETLRLHPPAPIPVPRKVDSDVNMFGYTIPKNAMLLLNVWAIGRDPTTWDDPEKFEPERFIGSKVDVKGHNFELIPFGSGRRICPGMPLAIRIIPLMLASLINGFDWMLEDGVTSENMDMDEKSGFTVEKARRLRVVPVSR, encoded by the exons ATGGAATTTTATGCTACTTAtctaaacttcattttatttctcTGTTTTATTGGATTAACAACAATCTattttctcatcacaaaaaaatcaaatataGCAACAAAACTACCACCAAGCCCTTCACCAACACTTCCCATTTTCGGAAACCTCTTTTCCGTAGGCGGTTCGCTTCATCGGTCATTAGCTGAACTTGCTAAAATACATGGCCCTATCATGTTTCTCAAACTCGGACAACGTCCGACTGTTGTTTTCTCTTCGGCCGCTGTTGTCAAAGAAGCTTTGCAAAAACATGACCTTACTTTCTCCAATAGGACCGTAATTCAAGCTGTTCAGGCAAACAACCAACATGAAAATTCTCTCATATTTCTTCCCCCAATTCAAAAATGGCGAAATTTTCGAAGGATTTCTAGTTCCTATATATTTTCTGCTCGTAAACTTGATGCGAGCCGAAGCATTCGAGAGAATAAGGTGAAAGACCTTAAAGCATACATTCAAGATTGCGCGAAGACAGGGGAAGTGGTAGATATTGGACAAACAGGGTTTAATGTAGTATTGAATGTTTTATCGACGACTTTATTTTCACTGGATTTGAGCGATCCTGTTTCGGAATTATCTTGCTCATTTCGAAAGACGTTTCGATATATGAGTGAACAATTGGGGACGCCAAATCTTGTAGACTTTTTTCCAATTATGAAGTATATTGATTTCCAAGGAATCAAACGGCGTACCGGTGTTCATGCCAAGAAGATACTTGATATGTTCAATGAGATTATCGAAAAGCGGTTGCGCGATAGAAGCTTGCCGAATTGTGTACGGTGTGACGATGTTTTGGAAGCTTTGTTGGACATGAAACCCGGCGAAGCTGAGTATGTTGAGGCATCGGTTATTCCATGCCTGTTCTTC GATTTGATTGTTGCCGGAACAGACACAACATCAAACACCTTTGAGTGGGCAATGGCAGAACTTATACACAATCCTAACAAACTCGAAATCTTACAAGTAGAGCTCCAAAAAGCGGTCGGAAAAGGAAATTCAGTTCAAGAATGTCATATTGCCGAGCTACCATATTTGGAGGCAATCGTGAAGGAAACCTTGCGATTACACCCTCCAGCTCCGATCCCGGTACCGAGGAAAGTGGACTCTGATGTAAACATGTTCGGTTACACAATTCCTAAAAACGCAATGTTGTTACTTAATGTATGGGCCATTGGAAGAGATCCTACAACTTGGGATGATCCAGAGAAGTTTGAGCCTGAAAGGTTTATAGGATCGAAGGTCGATGTCAAAGGTCATAATTTTGAACTAATTCCATTTGGTTCAGGTCGTCGTATTTGTCCGGGCATGCCATTGGCTATCCGGATAattcctttgatgcttgcttccCTCATTAATGGGTTTGATTGGATGCTTGAAGATGGCGTCACCTCCGAAAATATGGACATGGACGAAAAATCAGGTTTCACGGTTGAGAAAGCTCGTCGACTTCGCGTTGTTCCCGTTTCTCGTTAA